Proteins found in one Chaetodon auriga isolate fChaAug3 chromosome 12, fChaAug3.hap1, whole genome shotgun sequence genomic segment:
- the LOC143329355 gene encoding uncharacterized protein LOC143329355 isoform X1, producing MNRQNNNPFSPSGMPQGAASACKQQQPGRVPKDFREAMKHVSGKQADNANTRTSYMAAKTSPALKCTGQPSTSKWRSSFTPVGEEEDNSEDKCTSSPERVELYNPYDPASSDSENEMSRGHDHNHSPPNQDNNLARQRLSPGRGCHDERRWDSSYSEPEGLPLERHDFDPETRPTESRALSPCQRLPQAYSPDTETLVLPGYGSINRPLDHRVRSPDRLVHGFSTQRFLASYGAQRTNGEERITIPECRREVSPIRLQMTTTGRLSPPRIQRDYQHQSGYMETGLDKVTPPTEVTRHRSKNIIMNKSPIICDLCDVELTNGQELQDHLESKTHWDTLEHIQQENDYDDLAIAFLQEVMLYKSRQCSRPIEDSVLQALQENDHMTKIEMFLCAACNIFLSTSASSVQAHITSQEHLSNTKEFEVQQRRACLDKAKTMMMELQPQFERFLKGGSPFE from the exons aGTACCCAAAGACTTCAGAGAAGCTATGAAACACGTCTCAGGGAAGCAAGCAGACAACGCAAATACCAGGACATCTTACATGGCTGCTAAGACATCACCAGCCCTGAAATGTACAG GTCAGCCTTCCACTTCTAAATGGAGGTCGTCATTCACACCAgtaggagaggaagaggacaacTCAGAGGACAAATGCACAAGCAGTCCAGAAAG GGTGGAGCTTTATAATCCTTATGATCCTGCCTCATCAGACTCTGAGAACGAGATGTCACGCGGTCACGACCACAACCACTCCCCACCCAATCAGGACAACAACCTGGCACGCCAGCGTTTGTCTCCAGGTAGAGGCTGCCACGACGAACGCCGCTGGGACTCATCCTACTCTGAGCCAGAGGGCCTACCCCTCGAAAGGCATGACTTTGACCCTGAAACCAGACCCACCGAGAGTCGAGCTCTCAGTCCATGTCAAAGACTACCACAGGCTTATAGCCcagacactgaaacacttgTCCTACCAGGTTATGGCTCCATAAATAGACCACTGGACCACAGGGTCCGCAGCCCTGACAGGCTTGTTCATGGCTTCTCCACCCAAAGGTTTCTTGCATCTTATGGAGCACAGAGGACCAATGGGGAGGAGAGGATAACAATCCCAGAATGCAGGAGAGAGGTATCACCCATAAGACTGCAA ATGACCACTACAGGTAGACTGTCTCCACCCAGGATACAGCGGGACTACCAACATCAGTCAGGATACATGGAAACAG GACTGGACAAAGTCACACCTCCCACTGAGGTGACAAGACACAGGagcaaaaatataataatgaacAA GAGCCCCATCATATGTGACCTTTGTGATGTTGAGTTAACCAATGGTCAGGAGCTGCAGGATCACTTGGAGAGCAAAACTCACTGGGACACCCTGGAGCACATCCAGCAGGAGAATGATTATGATGACCTGGCTATAGCCTTCCTACAG GAAGTCATGCTGTATAAAAGCCGTCAGTGTAGCCGACCCATAGAAGATAGTGTACTTCAAG CTCTCCAGGAAAATGACCACATGACAAAGATTGAAATGTTCCTTTGTGCGGCTTGCAACATCTTCTTATCCACATCTGCATCTTCAGTGCAGGCACACATTACCTCTCAGGAACACCTCTCCAACACAAAG GAGTTTGAAGTGCAGCAAAGACGTGCCTGCCTTGACAAAGCGAAAACCAtgatgatggagctgcagcctcagttTGAACGCTTCCTGAAG GGTGGCAGCCCATTTGAATGA
- the LOC143329355 gene encoding uncharacterized protein LOC143329355 isoform X3 — translation MNRQNNNPFSPSGMPQGAASACKQQQPGRVPKDFREAMKHVSGKQADNANTRTSYMAAKTSPALKCTGQPSTSKWRSSFTPVGEEEDNSEDKCTSSPERVELYNPYDPASSDSENEMSRGHDHNHSPPNQDNNLARQRLSPGRGCHDERRWDSSYSEPEGLPLERHDFDPETRPTESRALSPCQRLPQAYSPDTETLVLPGYGSINRPLDHRVRSPDRLVHGFSTQRFLASYGAQRTNGEERITIPECRREMTTTGRLSPPRIQRDYQHQSGYMETGLDKVTPPTEVTRHRSKNIIMNKSPIICDLCDVELTNGQELQDHLESKTHWDTLEHIQQENDYDDLAIAFLQEVMLYKSRQCSRPIEDSVLQALQENDHMTKIEMFLCAACNIFLSTSASSVQAHITSQEHLSNTKEFEVQQRRACLDKAKTMMMELQPQFERFLKGGSPFE, via the exons aGTACCCAAAGACTTCAGAGAAGCTATGAAACACGTCTCAGGGAAGCAAGCAGACAACGCAAATACCAGGACATCTTACATGGCTGCTAAGACATCACCAGCCCTGAAATGTACAG GTCAGCCTTCCACTTCTAAATGGAGGTCGTCATTCACACCAgtaggagaggaagaggacaacTCAGAGGACAAATGCACAAGCAGTCCAGAAAG GGTGGAGCTTTATAATCCTTATGATCCTGCCTCATCAGACTCTGAGAACGAGATGTCACGCGGTCACGACCACAACCACTCCCCACCCAATCAGGACAACAACCTGGCACGCCAGCGTTTGTCTCCAGGTAGAGGCTGCCACGACGAACGCCGCTGGGACTCATCCTACTCTGAGCCAGAGGGCCTACCCCTCGAAAGGCATGACTTTGACCCTGAAACCAGACCCACCGAGAGTCGAGCTCTCAGTCCATGTCAAAGACTACCACAGGCTTATAGCCcagacactgaaacacttgTCCTACCAGGTTATGGCTCCATAAATAGACCACTGGACCACAGGGTCCGCAGCCCTGACAGGCTTGTTCATGGCTTCTCCACCCAAAGGTTTCTTGCATCTTATGGAGCACAGAGGACCAATGGGGAGGAGAGGATAACAATCCCAGAATGCAGGAGAGAG ATGACCACTACAGGTAGACTGTCTCCACCCAGGATACAGCGGGACTACCAACATCAGTCAGGATACATGGAAACAG GACTGGACAAAGTCACACCTCCCACTGAGGTGACAAGACACAGGagcaaaaatataataatgaacAA GAGCCCCATCATATGTGACCTTTGTGATGTTGAGTTAACCAATGGTCAGGAGCTGCAGGATCACTTGGAGAGCAAAACTCACTGGGACACCCTGGAGCACATCCAGCAGGAGAATGATTATGATGACCTGGCTATAGCCTTCCTACAG GAAGTCATGCTGTATAAAAGCCGTCAGTGTAGCCGACCCATAGAAGATAGTGTACTTCAAG CTCTCCAGGAAAATGACCACATGACAAAGATTGAAATGTTCCTTTGTGCGGCTTGCAACATCTTCTTATCCACATCTGCATCTTCAGTGCAGGCACACATTACCTCTCAGGAACACCTCTCCAACACAAAG GAGTTTGAAGTGCAGCAAAGACGTGCCTGCCTTGACAAAGCGAAAACCAtgatgatggagctgcagcctcagttTGAACGCTTCCTGAAG GGTGGCAGCCCATTTGAATGA
- the LOC143329355 gene encoding uncharacterized protein LOC143329355 isoform X2: MNRQNNNPFSPSGMPQGAASACKQQQPGRVPKDFREAMKHVSGKQADNANTRTSYMAAKTSPALKCQPSTSKWRSSFTPVGEEEDNSEDKCTSSPERVELYNPYDPASSDSENEMSRGHDHNHSPPNQDNNLARQRLSPGRGCHDERRWDSSYSEPEGLPLERHDFDPETRPTESRALSPCQRLPQAYSPDTETLVLPGYGSINRPLDHRVRSPDRLVHGFSTQRFLASYGAQRTNGEERITIPECRREVSPIRLQMTTTGRLSPPRIQRDYQHQSGYMETGLDKVTPPTEVTRHRSKNIIMNKSPIICDLCDVELTNGQELQDHLESKTHWDTLEHIQQENDYDDLAIAFLQEVMLYKSRQCSRPIEDSVLQALQENDHMTKIEMFLCAACNIFLSTSASSVQAHITSQEHLSNTKEFEVQQRRACLDKAKTMMMELQPQFERFLKGGSPFE; encoded by the exons aGTACCCAAAGACTTCAGAGAAGCTATGAAACACGTCTCAGGGAAGCAAGCAGACAACGCAAATACCAGGACATCTTACATGGCTGCTAAGACATCACCAGCCCTGAAAT GTCAGCCTTCCACTTCTAAATGGAGGTCGTCATTCACACCAgtaggagaggaagaggacaacTCAGAGGACAAATGCACAAGCAGTCCAGAAAG GGTGGAGCTTTATAATCCTTATGATCCTGCCTCATCAGACTCTGAGAACGAGATGTCACGCGGTCACGACCACAACCACTCCCCACCCAATCAGGACAACAACCTGGCACGCCAGCGTTTGTCTCCAGGTAGAGGCTGCCACGACGAACGCCGCTGGGACTCATCCTACTCTGAGCCAGAGGGCCTACCCCTCGAAAGGCATGACTTTGACCCTGAAACCAGACCCACCGAGAGTCGAGCTCTCAGTCCATGTCAAAGACTACCACAGGCTTATAGCCcagacactgaaacacttgTCCTACCAGGTTATGGCTCCATAAATAGACCACTGGACCACAGGGTCCGCAGCCCTGACAGGCTTGTTCATGGCTTCTCCACCCAAAGGTTTCTTGCATCTTATGGAGCACAGAGGACCAATGGGGAGGAGAGGATAACAATCCCAGAATGCAGGAGAGAGGTATCACCCATAAGACTGCAA ATGACCACTACAGGTAGACTGTCTCCACCCAGGATACAGCGGGACTACCAACATCAGTCAGGATACATGGAAACAG GACTGGACAAAGTCACACCTCCCACTGAGGTGACAAGACACAGGagcaaaaatataataatgaacAA GAGCCCCATCATATGTGACCTTTGTGATGTTGAGTTAACCAATGGTCAGGAGCTGCAGGATCACTTGGAGAGCAAAACTCACTGGGACACCCTGGAGCACATCCAGCAGGAGAATGATTATGATGACCTGGCTATAGCCTTCCTACAG GAAGTCATGCTGTATAAAAGCCGTCAGTGTAGCCGACCCATAGAAGATAGTGTACTTCAAG CTCTCCAGGAAAATGACCACATGACAAAGATTGAAATGTTCCTTTGTGCGGCTTGCAACATCTTCTTATCCACATCTGCATCTTCAGTGCAGGCACACATTACCTCTCAGGAACACCTCTCCAACACAAAG GAGTTTGAAGTGCAGCAAAGACGTGCCTGCCTTGACAAAGCGAAAACCAtgatgatggagctgcagcctcagttTGAACGCTTCCTGAAG GGTGGCAGCCCATTTGAATGA
- the LOC143329355 gene encoding uncharacterized protein LOC143329355 isoform X5: MKHVSGKQADNANTRTSYMAAKTSPALKCTGQPSTSKWRSSFTPVGEEEDNSEDKCTSSPERVELYNPYDPASSDSENEMSRGHDHNHSPPNQDNNLARQRLSPGRGCHDERRWDSSYSEPEGLPLERHDFDPETRPTESRALSPCQRLPQAYSPDTETLVLPGYGSINRPLDHRVRSPDRLVHGFSTQRFLASYGAQRTNGEERITIPECRREMTTTGRLSPPRIQRDYQHQSGYMETGLDKVTPPTEVTRHRSKNIIMNKSPIICDLCDVELTNGQELQDHLESKTHWDTLEHIQQENDYDDLAIAFLQEVMLYKSRQCSRPIEDSVLQALQENDHMTKIEMFLCAACNIFLSTSASSVQAHITSQEHLSNTKEFEVQQRRACLDKAKTMMMELQPQFERFLKGGSPFE; encoded by the exons ATGAAACACGTCTCAGGGAAGCAAGCAGACAACGCAAATACCAGGACATCTTACATGGCTGCTAAGACATCACCAGCCCTGAAATGTACAG GTCAGCCTTCCACTTCTAAATGGAGGTCGTCATTCACACCAgtaggagaggaagaggacaacTCAGAGGACAAATGCACAAGCAGTCCAGAAAG GGTGGAGCTTTATAATCCTTATGATCCTGCCTCATCAGACTCTGAGAACGAGATGTCACGCGGTCACGACCACAACCACTCCCCACCCAATCAGGACAACAACCTGGCACGCCAGCGTTTGTCTCCAGGTAGAGGCTGCCACGACGAACGCCGCTGGGACTCATCCTACTCTGAGCCAGAGGGCCTACCCCTCGAAAGGCATGACTTTGACCCTGAAACCAGACCCACCGAGAGTCGAGCTCTCAGTCCATGTCAAAGACTACCACAGGCTTATAGCCcagacactgaaacacttgTCCTACCAGGTTATGGCTCCATAAATAGACCACTGGACCACAGGGTCCGCAGCCCTGACAGGCTTGTTCATGGCTTCTCCACCCAAAGGTTTCTTGCATCTTATGGAGCACAGAGGACCAATGGGGAGGAGAGGATAACAATCCCAGAATGCAGGAGAGAG ATGACCACTACAGGTAGACTGTCTCCACCCAGGATACAGCGGGACTACCAACATCAGTCAGGATACATGGAAACAG GACTGGACAAAGTCACACCTCCCACTGAGGTGACAAGACACAGGagcaaaaatataataatgaacAA GAGCCCCATCATATGTGACCTTTGTGATGTTGAGTTAACCAATGGTCAGGAGCTGCAGGATCACTTGGAGAGCAAAACTCACTGGGACACCCTGGAGCACATCCAGCAGGAGAATGATTATGATGACCTGGCTATAGCCTTCCTACAG GAAGTCATGCTGTATAAAAGCCGTCAGTGTAGCCGACCCATAGAAGATAGTGTACTTCAAG CTCTCCAGGAAAATGACCACATGACAAAGATTGAAATGTTCCTTTGTGCGGCTTGCAACATCTTCTTATCCACATCTGCATCTTCAGTGCAGGCACACATTACCTCTCAGGAACACCTCTCCAACACAAAG GAGTTTGAAGTGCAGCAAAGACGTGCCTGCCTTGACAAAGCGAAAACCAtgatgatggagctgcagcctcagttTGAACGCTTCCTGAAG GGTGGCAGCCCATTTGAATGA
- the LOC143329355 gene encoding uncharacterized protein LOC143329355 isoform X4 has product MKHVSGKQADNANTRTSYMAAKTSPALKCTGQPSTSKWRSSFTPVGEEEDNSEDKCTSSPERVELYNPYDPASSDSENEMSRGHDHNHSPPNQDNNLARQRLSPGRGCHDERRWDSSYSEPEGLPLERHDFDPETRPTESRALSPCQRLPQAYSPDTETLVLPGYGSINRPLDHRVRSPDRLVHGFSTQRFLASYGAQRTNGEERITIPECRREVSPIRLQMTTTGRLSPPRIQRDYQHQSGYMETGLDKVTPPTEVTRHRSKNIIMNKSPIICDLCDVELTNGQELQDHLESKTHWDTLEHIQQENDYDDLAIAFLQEVMLYKSRQCSRPIEDSVLQALQENDHMTKIEMFLCAACNIFLSTSASSVQAHITSQEHLSNTKEFEVQQRRACLDKAKTMMMELQPQFERFLKGGSPFE; this is encoded by the exons ATGAAACACGTCTCAGGGAAGCAAGCAGACAACGCAAATACCAGGACATCTTACATGGCTGCTAAGACATCACCAGCCCTGAAATGTACAG GTCAGCCTTCCACTTCTAAATGGAGGTCGTCATTCACACCAgtaggagaggaagaggacaacTCAGAGGACAAATGCACAAGCAGTCCAGAAAG GGTGGAGCTTTATAATCCTTATGATCCTGCCTCATCAGACTCTGAGAACGAGATGTCACGCGGTCACGACCACAACCACTCCCCACCCAATCAGGACAACAACCTGGCACGCCAGCGTTTGTCTCCAGGTAGAGGCTGCCACGACGAACGCCGCTGGGACTCATCCTACTCTGAGCCAGAGGGCCTACCCCTCGAAAGGCATGACTTTGACCCTGAAACCAGACCCACCGAGAGTCGAGCTCTCAGTCCATGTCAAAGACTACCACAGGCTTATAGCCcagacactgaaacacttgTCCTACCAGGTTATGGCTCCATAAATAGACCACTGGACCACAGGGTCCGCAGCCCTGACAGGCTTGTTCATGGCTTCTCCACCCAAAGGTTTCTTGCATCTTATGGAGCACAGAGGACCAATGGGGAGGAGAGGATAACAATCCCAGAATGCAGGAGAGAGGTATCACCCATAAGACTGCAA ATGACCACTACAGGTAGACTGTCTCCACCCAGGATACAGCGGGACTACCAACATCAGTCAGGATACATGGAAACAG GACTGGACAAAGTCACACCTCCCACTGAGGTGACAAGACACAGGagcaaaaatataataatgaacAA GAGCCCCATCATATGTGACCTTTGTGATGTTGAGTTAACCAATGGTCAGGAGCTGCAGGATCACTTGGAGAGCAAAACTCACTGGGACACCCTGGAGCACATCCAGCAGGAGAATGATTATGATGACCTGGCTATAGCCTTCCTACAG GAAGTCATGCTGTATAAAAGCCGTCAGTGTAGCCGACCCATAGAAGATAGTGTACTTCAAG CTCTCCAGGAAAATGACCACATGACAAAGATTGAAATGTTCCTTTGTGCGGCTTGCAACATCTTCTTATCCACATCTGCATCTTCAGTGCAGGCACACATTACCTCTCAGGAACACCTCTCCAACACAAAG GAGTTTGAAGTGCAGCAAAGACGTGCCTGCCTTGACAAAGCGAAAACCAtgatgatggagctgcagcctcagttTGAACGCTTCCTGAAG GGTGGCAGCCCATTTGAATGA
- the znf644a gene encoding zinc finger protein 644a — translation MAAEMSCLTGVDEDDKDTDPEINALTLLQEPVRMAQESASCTDSFGKPSLKQNSVLDVLSNTDMLSPVGLGNGPSSHQATQAHELNNISTEKEEAKSITPLKTVQEIDTAGIWGFDVDSPENSLDDFSGASDLNWDPHKEFMQFLWENHGDSPGEEPKEEVPPTNSQRRRKRKMDMVVMVDPSEDLYPDLSHKSSEELSDAEGQVDSIPVRKVRKSRKFSKSQSSPTVKVSKYPNGTVKAIKEILYNAPARNSHENSISHGLSPLKRRLTISSHSEEKPSCYPCSKCKLIFQKEHHLHRHMKSHVDSPNISPKPFICRECGQSFRQSGSLIEHMSSHQEKRERLTEEIKGMNDKKKEDKNAKLFCPQCPFGTNCPNTFVQHAKTHEKDKRKFRCDKCSFRTLSENDLRRHNIMQHTVITVGKQIQNDDSEIFSCNICSYRAFSKSVFKNHLLRRHQQTFEEYEDAQDSEQNAQPSKEQHMPTCKTPVDDAEFTSKILIKNQISSKRACSPSESSDISDLFKNSKIKRSLKSQLTESKLDKSINVLLYRQRHGKKTAEQKKESNNCSTVQDSKSDKNSSDQFPGTLTVKVEGSALSTNGNKAPSSAARRDLNSSSVPKFNEDQSKVKKSPSKRKMSTPYRNTLDQDSCFILPKPLPSPKKINQEEEEEEEVSDCDEKDIFQFNDSDANTNHLDNGIKKEKQNIIYTYSRRMSMRGALQASKRLFEKIKTEEQEKNDPEIKEECIETEVFQENFDSHQIQLRESFTEDVLELESDRKNCPYCPAVFESGVGLSNHVRGHLHRVGLSYNARHVVPPEQVASQDRRPRLRRKISAFRRLKKALQLESDSETVKSIHSCPLCGDSFDNRTGQSNHIRGHLKKLGKSFATKNKSPLFLLRELMRDKKEFQRALQILGKRRNHFQYSASPKLSSVDYFTPTAIGIQKPNPVPSICTEDRPLMPMFSLAGMESEKRLETKMDVKNSLSGTTALIGILKKRKCQEDARLKGSSQTSRNMLAVSSNSDHSSGSRLASSLPKSISEKGEFNRKVCVHCNATFHSGVSLSNHLRAYAKRKRTALLEGTTFDCKARRQRSRPGSKKKTLPLPQTPEEMYRLTCRFCDLVFQGPLSVQEDWIKHLQRHIMNTSVPHTGLGMVEVTSLPSTLKTDQDSSLTATHAAS, via the exons ATGGCAGCTGAAATGTCATGTCTGACAGGTGTTGATGAAGATGACAAAGATACAGATCCTGAGATCAATGCCCTCACGCTCCTGCAAGAGCCAGTGAGAATGGCGCAAGAATCTGCTTCTTGCACCGATTCTTTCGGCAAGCCTTCtctgaaacaaaacagtgttcTAGATGTTCTGTCAAACACGGATATGTTATCTCCAGTTGGCCTCGGAAATGGACCTTCTTCGCATCAGGCTACACAAGCCCATGAACTCAACAACATCTctacagagaaagaggaggcaaaGAGCATCACCCCACTAAAGACTGTGCAGGAAATTGACACCGCAGGAATTTGGGGTTTTGATGTAGACTCACCTGAAAACTCACTGGATGATTTTAGTGGTGCTAGTGACCTTAACTGGGACCCTCACAAAGAGTTTATGCAGTTTCTGTGGGAGAACCATGGTGATTCCCCTGGTGAAGAGCCTAAAGAGGAAGTCCCTCCTACCAACAGCCAAAGGAGAAGGAAACGGAAAATGGACATGGTTGTCATGGTGGATCCCTCAGAAGACCTTTATCCTGATCTGAGCCACAAGTCATCTGAGGAATTGTCTGATGCAGAAGGTCAAGTTGACTCCATTCCTGTCAGAAAAGTCAGGAAGTCAAGGAAGTTCTCCAAGTCACAGTCGTCACCAACGGTGAAAGTTTCCAAGTATCCCAATGGAACTGTGAAGGCCATCAAGGAAATTCTTTACAATGCACCTGCAAGAAATTCCCATGAAAACAGTATAAGTCATGGGCTTTCACCGTTGAAGAGGAGGCTCACAATAAGTTCTCATTCAGAGGAGAAGCCATCATGTTACCCCTGCTCCAAATGTAAGCTCATTTTCCAGAAAGAGCATCATTTGCATCGTCATATGAAGTCTCATGTTGACTCTCCGAATATTTCGCCAAAGCCTTTTATATGCCGAGAATGTGGACAGTCCTTCAGACAAAGTGGTTCACTTATAGAGCACATGTCTAGCCAccaggaaaagagagagagactcactGAAGAGATTAAAGGCATGAATGATAAGAAGAAAGAGGATAAAAACGCAAAGCTTTTCTGCCCTCAGTGCCCATTTGGGACAAACTGCCCAAACACGTTTGTTCAACATGCGAAAACACATGAGAAGGACAAGAGAAAGTTTAGATGTGACAAATGTAGCTTCAGGACTTTGAGTGAGAATGACCTTAGGAGACATAATATTATGCAGCATACTGTTATTACAGTTGGAAAACAGATCCAGAATGATGACTCTGAAATCTTCTCCTGTAACATTTGTTCTTATAGAGCTTTTAGCAAAAGTGTTTTTAAGAATCACCTTCTGCGCCGCCATCAACAAACCTTTGAGGAATATGAAGATGCACAGGATAGTGAGCAAAATGCACAGCCATCTAAGGAGCAGCACATGCCTACTTGTAAAACTCCTGTAGACGATGCAGAGTTTACATCGAAAATCTTGATAAAAAATCAGATCTCCTCTAAAAGAGCTTGTTCACCTAGTGAGTCCAGTGACATTTCAGACTTGTTCAAAAATAGCAAGATCAAGAGAAGTCTCAAGTCACAGCTAACGGAATCAAAGCTAGACAAATCCATAAATGTTCTCCTGTACCGACAAAGACATGGAAAGAAAACTgcagaacagaagaaagaaagcaatAATTGCAGCACTGTTCAGGATtccaaaagtgacaaaaatagcTCTGATCAGTTTCCAGGAACATTGACTGTCAAGGTTGAAGGTTCAGCTTTATCCACAAACGGCAATAAGGCACCATCCAGTGCAGCCAGAAGAGATcttaacagcagcagtgtaCCCAAGTTCAATGAGGATCAGTCAAAAGTCAAAAAGTCACCGTCTAAGAGGAAGATGTCCACCCCATATCGCAACACCTTAGACCAAGACTCATGCTTCATCTTACCAAAACCTTTACCAAGTCCCAAGAAAAtaaaccaagaagaagaagaagaagaagaagtgtcaGACTGTGAcgaaaaagacatttttcagtttaatgaTTCAGATGCCAACACTAACCATTTAGACAATGGTatcaagaaagaaaaacaaaacatcatttatACATATAGCAGAAGAATGTCCATGAGGGGAGCTCTTCAGGCATCTAAAAGGCTGtttgagaaaataaagactgaagagcaagaaaagaaCGACCCTGAAATCAAAGAAGAATGCATAGAAACAGAAGTATTTCAAGAAAACTTTGACTCCCACCAAATACAATTGAGGGAATCCTTCACAGAGGATGTGTTGGAGTTGGAATCAGACCGCAAGAACTGCCCATACTGTCCCGCAGTCTTTGAGTCAGGTGTTGGATTGTCTAATCATGTCCGAGGGCATCTTCATAGGGTCGGACTTAGCTACAATGCACGCCATGTAGTGCCTCCTGAACAGGTGGCTTCTCAAGACAGGAGGCCGCGACTTCGACGGAAGATTTCAGCGTTCCGGAGATTGAAAAAAG ctctaCAGCTGGAGTCAGACTCTGAGACTGTGAAGAGCATTCACTCCTGTCCATTATGTGGGGACTCATTTGACAACAGGACTGGGCAGTCCAACCATATACGAGGCCACCTGAAAAAGCTTGGAAAAAGCTTTGCAACAAAGAACAAATCCCCATTATTTTTACTGCGGGAGTTGATGCGTGACAAGAAGGAGTTCCAGCGGGCACTTCAAATTCTGGGAAAAAGACGGAACCATTTCCAATACAGTGCTTCACCAAAGCTGTCCAGTGTTGATTATTTCACGCCAACAGCCATTGGAATCCAAAAACCTAATCCAGTTCCAAGCATTTGTACTGAAGACAGACCACTGATGCCCATGTTTTCTTTAGCGGGAATGGAATCTGAAAAGAGACTAGAGACTAAGATGGATGTTAAAAATTCACTGTCTGGCACGACTGCCTTGATAGGAAttctgaagaagaggaagtgtCAGGAAGATGCCAGACTAAAGGGGTCCTCTCAGACGTCAAGAAACATGTTAGCAGTTTCTTCAAACAGTGACCACAGTTCAGGATCAAGACTTGCATCTTCACTGCCAAAGTCAATATCTG aGAAAGGTGAATTCAACAGGAAGGTGTGCGTCCATTGCAATGCAACTTTTCACAGCGGAGTTAGCTTGTCCAATCACCTCCGGGCATATGCAAAACGAAAAAGGACTGCCTTGCTTGAGGGAACCA CATTTGACTGTAAAGCAAGAAGGCAACGCTCAAGGCCTGGCTCAAAGAAGAAGACACTGCCCTTACCCCAAACTCCAGAGGAAATGTACAGACTCACCTGCAG GTTCTGTGACCTCGTCTTCCAGGGTCCCTTGTCAGTCCAGGAGGACTGGATTAAACATTTACAGAGACACATTATGAACACTAGTGTCCCTCACACTGGGCTAGGCATGGTAGAGGTCACCTCGCTGCCCTCGACCCTCAAGACTGACCAAGACAGCTCTCTGACAGCCACACATGCTGCCTCATGA